In Mycobacterium sp. 050128, the genomic window GGGCAACTTCGCGCAATTGGACGGCGTCATAGCCTTTCGCCTCGAGAATCTGCACGACTGTGTCGAGAATTCGGGCATCGCGGCGGGGCGCGTCGCGTCGGGGACTATCGGAGCGCGTCACTGTGTACAACACCTTGCCGTCTTGGAGTAACGCGGTTACTCTACTCGGGATAACACGGTTACTGCTAGCCCACCGGTCGGCGTGCCGGCGCAATGAAGCGAGGACTAATGAGTCGTCTGGACGGCAAGGTCGCATTCATTACGGGGGTGGCGCGCGGTCAGGGTCGCAGTCACGCGATTCGTCTGGCCCGCGAGGGAGCAAGCATTGTCGGCGTGGACATCTGTGCCGACATCCCGGCCAACCACTACCCGATGGCCAGCCGGGACGAACTCGACGAAACGGTGGCCTCGGTTGAGGCCGAGGGCGGCAAGATCCTGGGACTAGTAGCCGATGTGCGGGACTTTCATCAGGTCAAGACGGCGGTGGATACCGGGGTCGAGCAGTTCGGGCGCCTCGACATCGTGCTGGCCAACGCCGGAATCGCCCCGGTGGCCTTTCGCGAGTTGAGCATCGAAGAAGAGCTCGAACAGTGGAGGGCCGCGGTCGCCGTCAATCTCGACGGTGCATACCACGCCGCGTGGGCGGCGATCCCACATCTCCTCGCCGGCAACCGCGGCGGTGTCATCATTTTCACCAGTTCCACCGCGGGGTTGAAAGGGTTCGGCGGATTGCAAGGTGGTGGCCTGGGCTACGCGGCATCCAAGCATGGCATCGTCGGATTGATGCGTACGCTCGCCAATTCGCTTGCGCCGATGAGTATTCGGGTCAATACGGTGCACCCGACGGCGGTCAACACCATGATGGCCGTGAATCCCGCCATGACCGAATTCTTGGAAAACTATCCGGGTTCTGGCGCACACTTGCAGAATCCCATGCCCGTCGAGCTGCTCGAACCTGCTGACATTAGCGCGGCGATCGCGTACCTGGTTTCCGATGAAGCGAAGTATGTGACCGGCGTGACCTTTCCGGTCGATGCCGGCTTCTGCAACAAGCTATGAGCGGCAACATGATTCACGGCGACGCGCGTTTGAACGGACGGGTTGCGGGCAAGCGTGTATTGGTCACCGGGGCTGCGCGCGGGATGGGCCGCAGCCATGCGGTGCGACTGGCCGAGGAGGGCGCCGACCTCATCCTCGTCGACATCTGTGCGTCGCTGCCAGAGTTGGAGTACCCGCTGGCGTCGCGTGAAGACCTTGACGAGACCGCCCGCCTGGTCGAAAAACACGATCGCCGCGCCATCACCCGGGTAGTCGATATTCGCGACGCTGAAGCGTTGGCAGCGGCGGTGGCAGACGGTGTGCAAGAGCTGGGCGGGTTGGATGCGGCGGTGGCCAATGCCGGTGTGCTGACCGTCGGGACGTGGGACTCAACGACATCCGAACAGTGGCGCACGGTGCTCGACGTCAATCTCATCGGCACCTGGAACACGTGTGCGGCGGCGCTGCCGCATCTGGTCGACCGGGGCGGCAGCTTGATTCTCATCAGCTCCTCCGCCGGCATTAAGGGCACCCCTTTGCACCTGCCCTACACGGCCTCCAAGCATGGGGTTGTCGGGCTGAGTAAGGCACTGGCCAATGAGCTTGCAGCGCAAAGTATTCGCGTGAATACCGTCCACCCCACCGGGGTCGAGACGGGTATGCGTCCGGAGTCGATGCAGGAAATACTGGCCGGGACTCGCTCGGACTTGATCCCGATCTTCTTGAACGCCTTGCCCGCGGTGATGGCCGAGCCGATCGACATCAGCAACGCCGTGCTGTTCCTAGTGTCCGACGAGTCCAGATTTGTCACCGGACTCGAGTTCAAGGTCGATGCCGGCGTCACTTTGCGGTGATCGCCTGTGCCTCAAGCAGAAAGTGAAATGATGACGGCAGTCGAGACCGAACGTTCCGAACGCGGTAGGCGCCTGTTCGCCGAGG contains:
- a CDS encoding mycofactocin-coupled SDR family oxidoreductase, which codes for MSRLDGKVAFITGVARGQGRSHAIRLAREGASIVGVDICADIPANHYPMASRDELDETVASVEAEGGKILGLVADVRDFHQVKTAVDTGVEQFGRLDIVLANAGIAPVAFRELSIEEELEQWRAAVAVNLDGAYHAAWAAIPHLLAGNRGGVIIFTSSTAGLKGFGGLQGGGLGYAASKHGIVGLMRTLANSLAPMSIRVNTVHPTAVNTMMAVNPAMTEFLENYPGSGAHLQNPMPVELLEPADISAAIAYLVSDEAKYVTGVTFPVDAGFCNKL
- a CDS encoding mycofactocin-coupled SDR family oxidoreductase: MSGNMIHGDARLNGRVAGKRVLVTGAARGMGRSHAVRLAEEGADLILVDICASLPELEYPLASREDLDETARLVEKHDRRAITRVVDIRDAEALAAAVADGVQELGGLDAAVANAGVLTVGTWDSTTSEQWRTVLDVNLIGTWNTCAAALPHLVDRGGSLILISSSAGIKGTPLHLPYTASKHGVVGLSKALANELAAQSIRVNTVHPTGVETGMRPESMQEILAGTRSDLIPIFLNALPAVMAEPIDISNAVLFLVSDESRFVTGLEFKVDAGVTLR